The following coding sequences are from one Strigops habroptila isolate Jane chromosome 18, bStrHab1.2.pri, whole genome shotgun sequence window:
- the PLEKHA6 gene encoding pleckstrin homology domain-containing family A member 6 isoform X2, with protein MLKFRADRRVSHNERRNTFLHPVTGQVPEDTSRLDPQKSTSDMSSKAGSKRAAPITSEPPNHTMVAEVPPERPGGRASRSSRKGIAFGKRSNSMKRNPNAAVTKSGWLYKQASSGVKQWNKRWFVLVDRCLFYYKDEKEESILGSIPLLSFRVAAVQPSDNISRKHTFKVTVCWVEEMPASNGQSLSPQAEHAGIRTYFFSAENTEEQESWIQAMGEAARVQIPPTQRHEKPDSENIPPSKHHHHHHNTSHREHPKADPDAKTRGEGDGRGSEKIERKPERMESKKEPLAKANGIAGPEMPSEPGSPYPEAPRVPAERPPQPNGWLYPSPSRPGSTAFPPGDGDSAAPRRGIAPRTNPEKLAQRKSSMTQLQQWVNSRRGAVPPEELRSPTRFYPMSRRVPDYYSPYSPQYPEDYQYYPPGVRPDSICSMPAYERVSPPWALEDKRHSFRNGGTYQLRDWKEHPGFGRQDVPLWLPGPGRQPTYLDEVDAASGSLRRMSLQPRSHSVPRSPSQGSYTRARVYSPVRSPSARFERLPSRGEEIYADPATFMMRRSISSPKYDYLGDRRPIPAGMYPYHYPASPTIHDKMDELLDLQLQRNLEYLDQQMSESETLISMVNRMVETSSPRAQLYMQVTPFPEAYRETVHTYKISEQDTDKLLGKLCEQNKVLREQERLVQQLRAEKESLESALMGTHQELEMFGSQPAYPEKLLHKKESLQNQLINIRVELSQASTALANSTAEYESLESKVSTLHDDLWEQLNLDIQNEMLNRQIQKEIWRIQDVMEGLRKNNPSRGTDTAKHRVAMGPSGTYSSNSPASPLSSASLTSPLSPFSLVSGSQGSPTKPGPAEESGPPRPPLPKSYVPLESPPSIPPLPSESRLWPYPTSPSWQQGGEAKRGQPKPSFEQSKKDAQRPAPPGPQAEGLRQEQEAEKQAALNKVGIVPPRTKSPAEEEVVTAAGVPRRSGGSMANGLGSKERPKSAVFATETKVKMSVEEQIDRMKRHQSGSMKEKRRSLQLPGTQQPEPPGTKTPASYKVVRRHRSIHEVDISDLEAALRSDDPSKVYETPQEEIARLRKMELEPQHYDVDINKELSTPDKVLIPERYVELEPDMPLSPEEMKEKQKKVERIKTLIAKSSLQNVIPLGEGELDTPQDPETQLQEQEKRIEISCALAAEASRRGRMLSAQCATPSPPTSPASPTPPTNPLSSETSRGADNSHFMRV; from the exons ATGCTGAAGTTCCGGGCAGACCGGCGGGTGAG CCACAATGAAAGGCGGAACACGTTCCTGCACCCAGTGACGGGACAGGTCCCCGAGGACACCTCAAGACTTGACCCGCAAAA ATCCACCTCGGACATGTCCAGCAAAGCTGGGAGTAAGCGAGCGGCGCCCATCACCAGCGAGCCCCCCAACCACACCATGGTGGCCGAGGTGCCCCCGGAGCGCCCCGGAGGCCGG GCTTCGCGCTCCTCCCGCAAGGGCATCGCCTTCGGGAAGCGCTCCAATTCCATGAAGAGGAACCCCAATGCCGCTGTCACCAAAAGCGGGTGGCTCTACAAGCAG GCCAGCTCGGGTGTGAAGCAGTGGAACAAGCGCTGGTTCGTGCTGGTGGATCGCTGCCTCTTCTACTACAAAG ATGAGAAGGAGGAGAGCATCCTGGGCAGCATCCCGCTCCTCAGCTTCCGTGTGGCAGCCGTGCAGCCCTCCGACAACATCAGCAGGAAGCACACGTTCAAG GTGACGGTGTGCTGGGTGGAGGAGATGCCAGCGAGTAACGGGCAGTCCCTGTCTCCCCAGGCCGAGCACGCTGGCATCCGGACCTACTTCTTCAGCGCTGAGAACACGGAGGAGCAGGAATCCTGGATCCAAGCCATGGGCGAAGCCGCCCGGGTGCAGATCCCTCCAACACAGAG GCACGAGAAGCCAGACTCTGAGAACATCCCCCCcagcaaacaccaccaccaccaccacaacacCTCCCACCGCGAGCACCCCAAAGCTGACCCCGACGCCAAAACCCGGGGGGAAGGCGACGGCCGTGGCTCGGAGAAGATCGAGAGGAAGCCGGAAAGGATGGAGAGCAAGAAGGAACCTTTGGCCAAAGCCAACGGCATCGCGGGGCCGGAGATGCCCTCGGAGCCGGGCAGCCCTTACCCCGAAGCGCCGCGGGTGCCAGCGGAGCGGCCACCACAGCCCAACGGCTGGTTGTACCCGTCCCCCAGCCGCCCCGGCAGCACCGCGTTCCCCCCCGGCGATGGGGACAGCGCGGCCCCGCGCCGCGGCATCGCCCCCCGCACCAACCCCGAGAAGCTGGCGCAGCGCAAGAGCTCCATGAcgcagctgcagcagtgggtgAACTCGCGCCGTGGGGCCGTGCCCCCCGAGGAGCTGCGGAG ccccaccagGTTTTACCCCATGTCTCGCCGGGTACCAGACTACTATTCCCCCTACTCACCCCAGTACCCTGAGGACTACCAGTACTATCCCCCCGGCGTGCGCCCCGACAGCATCTGCTCCATGCCAGCCTACGAGCGGGTGAGCCCGCCCTGGGCGCTGGAGGACAAGCGGCATTCCTTCCGCAACGGGGGCACCTACCAGCTCCGCGACTGGAAGGAGCATCCCGGCTTTGGCCGGCAGGATGTCCCGCTCTGGCTGCCCGGTCCCGGGAGGCAGCCGACCTACTTGGATGAGGTGGATGCAGCTTCAGGCTCGCTGCGGCGCATGTCGCTGCAGCCCCGGTCCCACTCGGTGCCCCGCTCGCCCAGCCAGGGCTCCTACACCCGGGCACGGGTTTACTCCCCAGTGCGCTCGCCCAGCGCCCGCTTTGAGCGGCTGCCATCCCGGGGAGAGGAGATTTACGCTGACCCCGCCACCTTCATGATGAGGAGATCCATCAGTTCTCCAAAG TATGACTATCTGGGGGACAGACGGCCCATCCCTGCGGGAATGTACCCATACCACTACCCAGCATCACCCACCATCCACGACAAGATG GATGAACTTTTAGACCTTCAGTTGCAAAGAAACCTAGAGTATTTGGACCAGCAG ATGAGCGAGAGTGAAACCCTCATCAGTATGGTGAACAGGATGGTGGAGACCTCCTCCCCTAGGGCTCAGCTCTACATGCAA GTGACACCCTTCCCGGAGGCCTATAGGGAGACAGTGCACACCTACAAGATCAGCGAGCAAGACACTGAT AAGCTGCTGGGGAAGCTCTGTGAGCAGAACAAGGTGCTGCGGGAGCAGGAGAGGCTGGTACAGCAGCTCCGAGCAGAGAAG GAGAGCCTGGAGAGTGCCCTGATGGGGACGCACCAGGAGCTGGAGATGTTCGGGAGCCAACCTGCCTACCCGGAGAAGCTGCTGCACAAGAAGGAATCACTCCAGAATCAACTCATCAATATCCGTGTGGAGCTGTCTCAGGCCAGCACG GCCCTGGCAAACAGCACTGCTGAGTACGAGAGCCTGGAGAGCAAGGTGTCCACCCTGCACGATGACCTCTGGGAGCAGCTGAACCTGGACATCCAG AACGAGATGCTGAACCGGCAGATCCAGAAGGAGATCTGGCGGATCCAGGACGTGATGGAGGGGCTGAGGAAGAACAACCCATCCCGCGGCACGGACACTGCCAAGCACAGAG TGGCCATGGGCCCCTCAGGGACGTACAGCTCCAACAGCCCCGCCAGCCCCCTGAGCTCCGCCAGCCTCACCAGCCCCCTCAGCCCCTTCTCCCTCGTCTCTGGCTCCCAGGGATCACCCACCAAGCCAGGACCTGCTGAG GAATCAGGCCCGCCTCGACCTCCCCTCCCCAAGTCCTACGTGCCCCTGGAGTCTCCTCCGAGCATCCCTCCGCTCCCCAGCGAGAGCCGGCTCTGGCCATACCCCACCTCCCCGTCCTGGCAGCAAGGTGGCGAGGCCAAGAGGGGACAG cccaagCCAAGCTTCGAGCAGAGCAAGAAGGATGCTCAGAGACCAGCACCCCCCGGTCCCCAGGCCGAGGGGCTCCGGCAGGAGCAGGAGGCGGAGAAGCAGGCGGCTCTCAACAAGG TGGGCATCGTGCCCCCCAGGACCAAGTCtccagcagaggaggaggtggtgacAGCGGCTGGAGTGCCACGGAGGAGCGGTGGCAGCATGGCCAACGGGCTCGGCTCCAAG GAGAGACCCAAGAGCGCTGTGTTTGCCACCGAGACGAAGGTGAAGATGAGTGTGGAGGAGCAGATCGACCGCATGAAGCGGCACCAGAGCGGCTCCATGAAGGAGAAGCGGCGCAGCCTTCAGCTCCCCGGCACCCAGCAGCCCGAGCCCCCCGGCACGAAGACACCCGCCTCATATAAGGTG GTGCGCCGGCACCGCAGCATCCATGAGGTGGATATCTCCGACCTGGAGGCAGCGCTGCGCTCCGATGACCCCAGCAAGGTCTATGAGACACCCCAGGAGGAGATCGCCCGCCTGCGCAAGATGGAGCTGGAGCCACAGCACTATGATGTGGACATCAATAAGGAG CTCTCCACGCCGGACAAAGTGCTCATCCCTGAGCGGTACGTGGAGCTGGAGCCTGATATGCCCCTCAGCCCCGAGGagatgaaggagaagcagaagaaggTGGAAAGGATCAAGACCCTCATTGCCAAATCCAG CCTGCAGAACGTCATCCCCCTGGGCGAGGGCGAGCTGGACACCCCCCAGGACCCCGAgacccagctgcaggagcaggagaagaggaTTGAGATCTCGTGTGCTCTGGCTGCCGAGGCCTCCCGCCGGGGCCGCATGCTCTCGG CTCAATGCGCTACCCCAAgccctcccacctccccagccTCCCCGACTCCACCGACCAACCCCCTCTCGTCTGAAACATCCCGAGGCGCCGACAACAGCCATTTTATGCGTGTCTGA
- the PLEKHA6 gene encoding pleckstrin homology domain-containing family A member 6 isoform X4: protein MLKFRADRRVSHNERRNTFLHPVTGQVPEDTSRLDPQKSTSDMSSKAGSKRAAPITSEPPNHTMVAEVPPERPGGRASRSSRKGIAFGKRSNSMKRNPNAAVTKSGWLYKQASSGVKQWNKRWFVLVDRCLFYYKDEKEESILGSIPLLSFRVAAVQPSDNISRKHTFKAEHAGIRTYFFSAENTEEQESWIQAMGEAARVQIPPTQRHEKPDSENIPPSKHHHHHHNTSHREHPKADPDAKTRGEGDGRGSEKIERKPERMESKKEPLAKANGIAGPEMPSEPGSPYPEAPRVPAERPPQPNGWLYPSPSRPGSTAFPPGDGDSAAPRRGIAPRTNPEKLAQRKSSMTQLQQWVNSRRGAVPPEELRSPTRFYPMSRRVPDYYSPYSPQYPEDYQYYPPGVRPDSICSMPAYERVSPPWALEDKRHSFRNGGTYQLRDWKEHPGFGRQDVPLWLPGPGRQPTYLDEVDAASGSLRRMSLQPRSHSVPRSPSQGSYTRARVYSPVRSPSARFERLPSRGEEIYADPATFMMRRSISSPKYDYLGDRRPIPAGMYPYHYPASPTIHDKMDELLDLQLQRNLEYLDQQMSESETLISMVNRMVETSSPRAQLYMQVTPFPEAYRETVHTYKISEQDTDKLLGKLCEQNKVLREQERLVQQLRAEKESLESALMGTHQELEMFGSQPAYPEKLLHKKESLQNQLINIRVELSQASTALANSTAEYESLESKVSTLHDDLWEQLNLDIQNEMLNRQIQKEIWRIQDVMEGLRKNNPSRGTDTAKHRVAMGPSGTYSSNSPASPLSSASLTSPLSPFSLVSGSQGSPTKPGPAEESGPPRPPLPKSYVPLESPPSIPPLPSESRLWPYPTSPSWQQGGEAKRGQPKPSFEQSKKDAQRPAPPGPQAEGLRQEQEAEKQAALNKVGIVPPRTKSPAEEEVVTAAGVPRRSGGSMANGLGSKERPKSAVFATETKVKMSVEEQIDRMKRHQSGSMKEKRRSLQLPGTQQPEPPGTKTPASYKVVRRHRSIHEVDISDLEAALRSDDPSKVYETPQEEIARLRKMELEPQHYDVDINKELSTPDKVLIPERYVELEPDMPLSPEEMKEKQKKVERIKTLIAKSSLQNVIPLGEGELDTPQDPETQLQEQEKRIEISCALAAEASRRGRMLSAQCATPSPPTSPASPTPPTNPLSSETSRGADNSHFMRV from the exons ATGCTGAAGTTCCGGGCAGACCGGCGGGTGAG CCACAATGAAAGGCGGAACACGTTCCTGCACCCAGTGACGGGACAGGTCCCCGAGGACACCTCAAGACTTGACCCGCAAAA ATCCACCTCGGACATGTCCAGCAAAGCTGGGAGTAAGCGAGCGGCGCCCATCACCAGCGAGCCCCCCAACCACACCATGGTGGCCGAGGTGCCCCCGGAGCGCCCCGGAGGCCGG GCTTCGCGCTCCTCCCGCAAGGGCATCGCCTTCGGGAAGCGCTCCAATTCCATGAAGAGGAACCCCAATGCCGCTGTCACCAAAAGCGGGTGGCTCTACAAGCAG GCCAGCTCGGGTGTGAAGCAGTGGAACAAGCGCTGGTTCGTGCTGGTGGATCGCTGCCTCTTCTACTACAAAG ATGAGAAGGAGGAGAGCATCCTGGGCAGCATCCCGCTCCTCAGCTTCCGTGTGGCAGCCGTGCAGCCCTCCGACAACATCAGCAGGAAGCACACGTTCAAG GCCGAGCACGCTGGCATCCGGACCTACTTCTTCAGCGCTGAGAACACGGAGGAGCAGGAATCCTGGATCCAAGCCATGGGCGAAGCCGCCCGGGTGCAGATCCCTCCAACACAGAG GCACGAGAAGCCAGACTCTGAGAACATCCCCCCcagcaaacaccaccaccaccaccacaacacCTCCCACCGCGAGCACCCCAAAGCTGACCCCGACGCCAAAACCCGGGGGGAAGGCGACGGCCGTGGCTCGGAGAAGATCGAGAGGAAGCCGGAAAGGATGGAGAGCAAGAAGGAACCTTTGGCCAAAGCCAACGGCATCGCGGGGCCGGAGATGCCCTCGGAGCCGGGCAGCCCTTACCCCGAAGCGCCGCGGGTGCCAGCGGAGCGGCCACCACAGCCCAACGGCTGGTTGTACCCGTCCCCCAGCCGCCCCGGCAGCACCGCGTTCCCCCCCGGCGATGGGGACAGCGCGGCCCCGCGCCGCGGCATCGCCCCCCGCACCAACCCCGAGAAGCTGGCGCAGCGCAAGAGCTCCATGAcgcagctgcagcagtgggtgAACTCGCGCCGTGGGGCCGTGCCCCCCGAGGAGCTGCGGAG ccccaccagGTTTTACCCCATGTCTCGCCGGGTACCAGACTACTATTCCCCCTACTCACCCCAGTACCCTGAGGACTACCAGTACTATCCCCCCGGCGTGCGCCCCGACAGCATCTGCTCCATGCCAGCCTACGAGCGGGTGAGCCCGCCCTGGGCGCTGGAGGACAAGCGGCATTCCTTCCGCAACGGGGGCACCTACCAGCTCCGCGACTGGAAGGAGCATCCCGGCTTTGGCCGGCAGGATGTCCCGCTCTGGCTGCCCGGTCCCGGGAGGCAGCCGACCTACTTGGATGAGGTGGATGCAGCTTCAGGCTCGCTGCGGCGCATGTCGCTGCAGCCCCGGTCCCACTCGGTGCCCCGCTCGCCCAGCCAGGGCTCCTACACCCGGGCACGGGTTTACTCCCCAGTGCGCTCGCCCAGCGCCCGCTTTGAGCGGCTGCCATCCCGGGGAGAGGAGATTTACGCTGACCCCGCCACCTTCATGATGAGGAGATCCATCAGTTCTCCAAAG TATGACTATCTGGGGGACAGACGGCCCATCCCTGCGGGAATGTACCCATACCACTACCCAGCATCACCCACCATCCACGACAAGATG GATGAACTTTTAGACCTTCAGTTGCAAAGAAACCTAGAGTATTTGGACCAGCAG ATGAGCGAGAGTGAAACCCTCATCAGTATGGTGAACAGGATGGTGGAGACCTCCTCCCCTAGGGCTCAGCTCTACATGCAA GTGACACCCTTCCCGGAGGCCTATAGGGAGACAGTGCACACCTACAAGATCAGCGAGCAAGACACTGAT AAGCTGCTGGGGAAGCTCTGTGAGCAGAACAAGGTGCTGCGGGAGCAGGAGAGGCTGGTACAGCAGCTCCGAGCAGAGAAG GAGAGCCTGGAGAGTGCCCTGATGGGGACGCACCAGGAGCTGGAGATGTTCGGGAGCCAACCTGCCTACCCGGAGAAGCTGCTGCACAAGAAGGAATCACTCCAGAATCAACTCATCAATATCCGTGTGGAGCTGTCTCAGGCCAGCACG GCCCTGGCAAACAGCACTGCTGAGTACGAGAGCCTGGAGAGCAAGGTGTCCACCCTGCACGATGACCTCTGGGAGCAGCTGAACCTGGACATCCAG AACGAGATGCTGAACCGGCAGATCCAGAAGGAGATCTGGCGGATCCAGGACGTGATGGAGGGGCTGAGGAAGAACAACCCATCCCGCGGCACGGACACTGCCAAGCACAGAG TGGCCATGGGCCCCTCAGGGACGTACAGCTCCAACAGCCCCGCCAGCCCCCTGAGCTCCGCCAGCCTCACCAGCCCCCTCAGCCCCTTCTCCCTCGTCTCTGGCTCCCAGGGATCACCCACCAAGCCAGGACCTGCTGAG GAATCAGGCCCGCCTCGACCTCCCCTCCCCAAGTCCTACGTGCCCCTGGAGTCTCCTCCGAGCATCCCTCCGCTCCCCAGCGAGAGCCGGCTCTGGCCATACCCCACCTCCCCGTCCTGGCAGCAAGGTGGCGAGGCCAAGAGGGGACAG cccaagCCAAGCTTCGAGCAGAGCAAGAAGGATGCTCAGAGACCAGCACCCCCCGGTCCCCAGGCCGAGGGGCTCCGGCAGGAGCAGGAGGCGGAGAAGCAGGCGGCTCTCAACAAGG TGGGCATCGTGCCCCCCAGGACCAAGTCtccagcagaggaggaggtggtgacAGCGGCTGGAGTGCCACGGAGGAGCGGTGGCAGCATGGCCAACGGGCTCGGCTCCAAG GAGAGACCCAAGAGCGCTGTGTTTGCCACCGAGACGAAGGTGAAGATGAGTGTGGAGGAGCAGATCGACCGCATGAAGCGGCACCAGAGCGGCTCCATGAAGGAGAAGCGGCGCAGCCTTCAGCTCCCCGGCACCCAGCAGCCCGAGCCCCCCGGCACGAAGACACCCGCCTCATATAAGGTG GTGCGCCGGCACCGCAGCATCCATGAGGTGGATATCTCCGACCTGGAGGCAGCGCTGCGCTCCGATGACCCCAGCAAGGTCTATGAGACACCCCAGGAGGAGATCGCCCGCCTGCGCAAGATGGAGCTGGAGCCACAGCACTATGATGTGGACATCAATAAGGAG CTCTCCACGCCGGACAAAGTGCTCATCCCTGAGCGGTACGTGGAGCTGGAGCCTGATATGCCCCTCAGCCCCGAGGagatgaaggagaagcagaagaaggTGGAAAGGATCAAGACCCTCATTGCCAAATCCAG CCTGCAGAACGTCATCCCCCTGGGCGAGGGCGAGCTGGACACCCCCCAGGACCCCGAgacccagctgcaggagcaggagaagaggaTTGAGATCTCGTGTGCTCTGGCTGCCGAGGCCTCCCGCCGGGGCCGCATGCTCTCGG CTCAATGCGCTACCCCAAgccctcccacctccccagccTCCCCGACTCCACCGACCAACCCCCTCTCGTCTGAAACATCCCGAGGCGCCGACAACAGCCATTTTATGCGTGTCTGA
- the PLEKHA6 gene encoding pleckstrin homology domain-containing family A member 6 isoform X3 — protein MLKFRADRRVSHNERRNTFLHPVTGQVPEDTSRLDPQKSTSDMSSKAGSKRAAPITSEPPNHTMVAEVPPERPGGRVGARGRAARQGATEPGSRGPPPGLSSSSAPLQASRSSRKGIAFGKRSNSMKRNPNAAVTKSGWLYKQASSGVKQWNKRWFVLVDRCLFYYKDEKEESILGSIPLLSFRVAAVQPSDNISRKHTFKVTVCWVEEMPASNGQSLSPQAEHAGIRTYFFSAENTEEQESWIQAMGEAARVQIPPTQRHEKPDSENIPPSKHHHHHHNTSHREHPKADPDAKTRGEGDGRGSEKIERKPERMESKKEPLAKANGIAGPEMPSEPGSPYPEAPRVPAERPPQPNGWLYPSPSRPGSTAFPPGDGDSAAPRRGIAPRTNPEKLAQRKSSMTQLQQWVNSRRGAVPPEELRSPTRFYPMSRRVPDYYSPYSPQYPEDYQYYPPGVRPDSICSMPAYERVSPPWALEDKRHSFRNGGTYQLRDWKEHPGFGRQDVPLWLPGPGRQPTYLDEVDAASGSLRRMSLQPRSHSVPRSPSQGSYTRARVYSPVRSPSARFERLPSRGEEIYADPATFMMRRSISSPKYDYLGDRRPIPAGMYPYHYPASPTIHDKMDELLDLQLQRNLEYLDQQMSESETLISMVNRMVETSSPRAQLYMQVTPFPEAYRETVHTYKISEQDTDKLLGKLCEQNKVLREQERLVQQLRAEKESLESALMGTHQELEMFGSQPAYPEKLLHKKESLQNQLINIRVELSQASTALANSTAEYESLESKVSTLHDDLWEQLNLDIQNEMLNRQIQKEIWRIQDVMEGLRKNNPSRGTDTAKHRVAMGPSGTYSSNSPASPLSSASLTSPLSPFSLVSGSQGSPTKPGPAEPKPSFEQSKKDAQRPAPPGPQAEGLRQEQEAEKQAALNKVGIVPPRTKSPAEEEVVTAAGVPRRSGGSMANGLGSKERPKSAVFATETKVKMSVEEQIDRMKRHQSGSMKEKRRSLQLPGTQQPEPPGTKTPASYKVVRRHRSIHEVDISDLEAALRSDDPSKVYETPQEEIARLRKMELEPQHYDVDINKELSTPDKVLIPERYVELEPDMPLSPEEMKEKQKKVERIKTLIAKSSLQNVIPLGEGELDTPQDPETQLQEQEKRIEISCALAAEASRRGRMLSAQCATPSPPTSPASPTPPTNPLSSETSRGADNSHFMRV, from the exons ATGCTGAAGTTCCGGGCAGACCGGCGGGTGAG CCACAATGAAAGGCGGAACACGTTCCTGCACCCAGTGACGGGACAGGTCCCCGAGGACACCTCAAGACTTGACCCGCAAAA ATCCACCTCGGACATGTCCAGCAAAGCTGGGAGTAAGCGAGCGGCGCCCATCACCAGCGAGCCCCCCAACCACACCATGGTGGCCGAGGTGCCCCCGGAGCGCCCCGGAGGCCGGGTGGGTGCCCGGGGCCGTGCGGCACGGCAGGGAGCAACGGAGCCAGGGAGCCGGGGCCCTCCCCCAGGActgagcagctcctctgcccctctgcagGCTTCGCGCTCCTCCCGCAAGGGCATCGCCTTCGGGAAGCGCTCCAATTCCATGAAGAGGAACCCCAATGCCGCTGTCACCAAAAGCGGGTGGCTCTACAAGCAG GCCAGCTCGGGTGTGAAGCAGTGGAACAAGCGCTGGTTCGTGCTGGTGGATCGCTGCCTCTTCTACTACAAAG ATGAGAAGGAGGAGAGCATCCTGGGCAGCATCCCGCTCCTCAGCTTCCGTGTGGCAGCCGTGCAGCCCTCCGACAACATCAGCAGGAAGCACACGTTCAAG GTGACGGTGTGCTGGGTGGAGGAGATGCCAGCGAGTAACGGGCAGTCCCTGTCTCCCCAGGCCGAGCACGCTGGCATCCGGACCTACTTCTTCAGCGCTGAGAACACGGAGGAGCAGGAATCCTGGATCCAAGCCATGGGCGAAGCCGCCCGGGTGCAGATCCCTCCAACACAGAG GCACGAGAAGCCAGACTCTGAGAACATCCCCCCcagcaaacaccaccaccaccaccacaacacCTCCCACCGCGAGCACCCCAAAGCTGACCCCGACGCCAAAACCCGGGGGGAAGGCGACGGCCGTGGCTCGGAGAAGATCGAGAGGAAGCCGGAAAGGATGGAGAGCAAGAAGGAACCTTTGGCCAAAGCCAACGGCATCGCGGGGCCGGAGATGCCCTCGGAGCCGGGCAGCCCTTACCCCGAAGCGCCGCGGGTGCCAGCGGAGCGGCCACCACAGCCCAACGGCTGGTTGTACCCGTCCCCCAGCCGCCCCGGCAGCACCGCGTTCCCCCCCGGCGATGGGGACAGCGCGGCCCCGCGCCGCGGCATCGCCCCCCGCACCAACCCCGAGAAGCTGGCGCAGCGCAAGAGCTCCATGAcgcagctgcagcagtgggtgAACTCGCGCCGTGGGGCCGTGCCCCCCGAGGAGCTGCGGAG ccccaccagGTTTTACCCCATGTCTCGCCGGGTACCAGACTACTATTCCCCCTACTCACCCCAGTACCCTGAGGACTACCAGTACTATCCCCCCGGCGTGCGCCCCGACAGCATCTGCTCCATGCCAGCCTACGAGCGGGTGAGCCCGCCCTGGGCGCTGGAGGACAAGCGGCATTCCTTCCGCAACGGGGGCACCTACCAGCTCCGCGACTGGAAGGAGCATCCCGGCTTTGGCCGGCAGGATGTCCCGCTCTGGCTGCCCGGTCCCGGGAGGCAGCCGACCTACTTGGATGAGGTGGATGCAGCTTCAGGCTCGCTGCGGCGCATGTCGCTGCAGCCCCGGTCCCACTCGGTGCCCCGCTCGCCCAGCCAGGGCTCCTACACCCGGGCACGGGTTTACTCCCCAGTGCGCTCGCCCAGCGCCCGCTTTGAGCGGCTGCCATCCCGGGGAGAGGAGATTTACGCTGACCCCGCCACCTTCATGATGAGGAGATCCATCAGTTCTCCAAAG TATGACTATCTGGGGGACAGACGGCCCATCCCTGCGGGAATGTACCCATACCACTACCCAGCATCACCCACCATCCACGACAAGATG GATGAACTTTTAGACCTTCAGTTGCAAAGAAACCTAGAGTATTTGGACCAGCAG ATGAGCGAGAGTGAAACCCTCATCAGTATGGTGAACAGGATGGTGGAGACCTCCTCCCCTAGGGCTCAGCTCTACATGCAA GTGACACCCTTCCCGGAGGCCTATAGGGAGACAGTGCACACCTACAAGATCAGCGAGCAAGACACTGAT AAGCTGCTGGGGAAGCTCTGTGAGCAGAACAAGGTGCTGCGGGAGCAGGAGAGGCTGGTACAGCAGCTCCGAGCAGAGAAG GAGAGCCTGGAGAGTGCCCTGATGGGGACGCACCAGGAGCTGGAGATGTTCGGGAGCCAACCTGCCTACCCGGAGAAGCTGCTGCACAAGAAGGAATCACTCCAGAATCAACTCATCAATATCCGTGTGGAGCTGTCTCAGGCCAGCACG GCCCTGGCAAACAGCACTGCTGAGTACGAGAGCCTGGAGAGCAAGGTGTCCACCCTGCACGATGACCTCTGGGAGCAGCTGAACCTGGACATCCAG AACGAGATGCTGAACCGGCAGATCCAGAAGGAGATCTGGCGGATCCAGGACGTGATGGAGGGGCTGAGGAAGAACAACCCATCCCGCGGCACGGACACTGCCAAGCACAGAG TGGCCATGGGCCCCTCAGGGACGTACAGCTCCAACAGCCCCGCCAGCCCCCTGAGCTCCGCCAGCCTCACCAGCCCCCTCAGCCCCTTCTCCCTCGTCTCTGGCTCCCAGGGATCACCCACCAAGCCAGGACCTGCTGAG cccaagCCAAGCTTCGAGCAGAGCAAGAAGGATGCTCAGAGACCAGCACCCCCCGGTCCCCAGGCCGAGGGGCTCCGGCAGGAGCAGGAGGCGGAGAAGCAGGCGGCTCTCAACAAGG TGGGCATCGTGCCCCCCAGGACCAAGTCtccagcagaggaggaggtggtgacAGCGGCTGGAGTGCCACGGAGGAGCGGTGGCAGCATGGCCAACGGGCTCGGCTCCAAG GAGAGACCCAAGAGCGCTGTGTTTGCCACCGAGACGAAGGTGAAGATGAGTGTGGAGGAGCAGATCGACCGCATGAAGCGGCACCAGAGCGGCTCCATGAAGGAGAAGCGGCGCAGCCTTCAGCTCCCCGGCACCCAGCAGCCCGAGCCCCCCGGCACGAAGACACCCGCCTCATATAAGGTG GTGCGCCGGCACCGCAGCATCCATGAGGTGGATATCTCCGACCTGGAGGCAGCGCTGCGCTCCGATGACCCCAGCAAGGTCTATGAGACACCCCAGGAGGAGATCGCCCGCCTGCGCAAGATGGAGCTGGAGCCACAGCACTATGATGTGGACATCAATAAGGAG CTCTCCACGCCGGACAAAGTGCTCATCCCTGAGCGGTACGTGGAGCTGGAGCCTGATATGCCCCTCAGCCCCGAGGagatgaaggagaagcagaagaaggTGGAAAGGATCAAGACCCTCATTGCCAAATCCAG CCTGCAGAACGTCATCCCCCTGGGCGAGGGCGAGCTGGACACCCCCCAGGACCCCGAgacccagctgcaggagcaggagaagaggaTTGAGATCTCGTGTGCTCTGGCTGCCGAGGCCTCCCGCCGGGGCCGCATGCTCTCGG CTCAATGCGCTACCCCAAgccctcccacctccccagccTCCCCGACTCCACCGACCAACCCCCTCTCGTCTGAAACATCCCGAGGCGCCGACAACAGCCATTTTATGCGTGTCTGA